From one Pseudomonas sp. MYb118 genomic stretch:
- the zwf gene encoding glucose-6-phosphate dehydrogenase produces the protein MTRLIRNKSKAEPAPPTTLFLFGAHGDLVKRLLMPALYNLSRDGLLGEGLRIVGVDHNAITDEAFAQKLEDFIRAEVASKVGKADQALDPQLWDKLAAGISYVQGDFLDDSTYQALAAKIAASGTGNAVFYLATAPRFFSEVVRRLGAAGLLAETPEAFRRVVIEKPFGSDLQTAQALNACLLKVMTESQIYRIDHYLGKETVQNILISRFSNSLFEAFWNNHYIDHVQITAAETVGVETRGSFYEHTGALRDMVPNHLFQLLAMVAMEPPAAFGADAVRGEKAKVVGAIRPWSIEEARANSVRGQYGAGEVDGKSLPGYRQENNVAPDSNTETYVALKVMIDNWRWVGVPFYLRTGKRMSVRDTEIVICFKPAPYAQFRDTEVDELQPTYLRIQIQPNEGMWFDLLAKRPGPALKMANIELGFAYKDFFEMQPSTGYETLIYDCLTGDQTLFQRADNIENGWRAVQPFLDAWREDASVQGYAAGEDGPSAAEDLLTRDGRVWHGLG, from the coding sequence ATGACCCGACTGATCCGCAATAAATCCAAGGCAGAACCCGCACCACCGACCACGCTGTTCCTGTTCGGTGCCCACGGTGACCTGGTCAAGCGCCTGCTGATGCCGGCGCTGTACAACCTGAGTCGCGATGGTCTGCTGGGGGAGGGATTGCGGATCGTTGGCGTTGACCACAACGCCATCACCGATGAAGCCTTCGCGCAGAAGCTCGAGGACTTCATCCGCGCCGAGGTGGCCAGCAAGGTCGGCAAGGCCGATCAGGCCCTTGACCCGCAATTGTGGGACAAGCTGGCCGCCGGCATCAGCTACGTCCAGGGCGATTTCCTCGACGACAGCACCTATCAGGCGCTGGCGGCGAAAATCGCCGCCAGCGGCACCGGCAATGCGGTGTTTTACCTGGCCACCGCGCCGCGTTTCTTCAGTGAAGTGGTGCGCCGCCTGGGCGCCGCCGGTTTGCTGGCGGAAACCCCGGAGGCGTTTCGCCGGGTGGTGATCGAAAAACCTTTCGGTTCCGACCTGCAAACCGCGCAAGCGTTGAATGCCTGCCTGCTCAAGGTGATGACGGAAAGCCAGATCTATCGGATCGACCATTACCTGGGCAAGGAAACCGTACAGAACATTCTGATCAGCCGCTTCTCCAACAGCCTGTTCGAAGCGTTCTGGAACAATCATTACATCGACCACGTACAGATCACCGCCGCCGAAACCGTCGGCGTGGAAACCCGTGGCAGTTTTTACGAACACACCGGCGCCCTGCGGGACATGGTGCCCAACCACCTGTTCCAGTTGCTGGCGATGGTGGCCATGGAGCCGCCGGCTGCCTTCGGCGCCGATGCGGTGCGCGGCGAGAAAGCCAAGGTGGTGGGGGCCATTCGCCCCTGGTCCATCGAAGAGGCGCGGGCCAACTCGGTGCGTGGCCAGTACGGCGCTGGCGAGGTGGACGGCAAGTCATTGCCCGGCTACCGCCAGGAAAACAACGTCGCACCGGACAGCAACACCGAAACCTACGTGGCGCTCAAGGTCATGATCGACAACTGGCGCTGGGTCGGCGTGCCGTTCTACCTGCGCACCGGCAAGCGCATGAGCGTGCGCGACACCGAGATCGTCATCTGCTTCAAACCGGCGCCTTATGCGCAGTTCCGCGACACCGAGGTCGACGAGTTGCAGCCGACCTACCTGCGCATCCAGATCCAGCCCAACGAAGGCATGTGGTTCGACCTGCTGGCCAAGCGTCCGGGGCCGGCGTTGAAAATGGCCAACATCGAGCTGGGTTTTGCCTACAAGGATTTCTTCGAAATGCAGCCGTCCACCGGCTACGAAACGCTGATCTACGACTGCCTGACCGGCGATCAGACGCTGTTCCAGCGCGCCGACAACATCGAAAACGGCTGGCGCGCCGTGCAGCCGTTCCTCGACGCCTGGCG
- a CDS encoding DinB family protein, whose protein sequence is MNQPLSHHLLTMAYQNAWANHRLAKAWGQLSAEELAAPRVSFFPSLRATLNHILTCDWFYVDALERELRADEPHPDCYVFFSAEEPFTDAATLRHEQVQVDRRLIAYCEQLRDADLGKIVTIARDTPQHDSRLRLLSHLFEHQIHHRGQVHAMLSGTGVAPPQLDEFFCAGESGLRAADFAELGWTEALIWGH, encoded by the coding sequence ATGAATCAGCCCTTGTCCCATCATTTGCTGACCATGGCCTATCAGAACGCCTGGGCCAATCACCGACTGGCCAAGGCCTGGGGGCAGTTGAGCGCCGAGGAACTGGCGGCGCCACGGGTCAGTTTCTTCCCAAGCCTGCGCGCCACGCTCAACCACATCCTGACCTGCGACTGGTTTTACGTCGACGCCCTGGAACGGGAGTTGCGCGCCGATGAGCCGCACCCGGACTGCTACGTGTTTTTCAGCGCCGAAGAGCCTTTTACCGATGCCGCGACGCTGCGGCACGAACAGGTTCAGGTGGACCGGCGGCTGATCGCCTACTGCGAGCAACTGCGCGACGCCGACCTGGGCAAGATCGTCACCATCGCCCGCGACACGCCCCAGCACGACAGCCGCCTGCGCCTGCTGTCGCACCTGTTCGAGCACCAGATCCATCATCGCGGCCAGGTGCACGCCATGCTCAGCGGCACCGGTGTCGCACCGCCGCAACTGGACGAATTCTTCTGCGCCGGCGAATCCGGCCTGCGCGCGGCCGACTTCGCCGAACTGGGCTGGACCGAGGCGTTGATCTGGGGGCATTGA
- the gnd gene encoding phosphogluconate dehydrogenase (NAD(+)-dependent, decarboxylating) yields MQLGIIGLGRMGGNIARRLMLNGHTTVVFDRNSAFVDALVAEGAQGAADLPALVAGLAKPRAVWVMLPAGAPTEDTIETLSTLLEPGDTIIDGGNTFYKDDIRRGKTLAKKGLHYVDVGTSGGVWGLERGYCMMIGGDAETVRRLDPLFATLAPGMGDIPRTKDRNSDDDRAERGYIHAGPAGAGHFVKMIHNGIEYGMMQAFAEGFDILKTKSSTKLPEDQRFDLNVADIAEVWRRGSVVSSWLLDLTADALAADPQLDGFSGSVADSGEGQWTIEAAMEQAVPVPVLSNSLFARYRSRGQGTFGDKVLSAQRFGFGGHVETSKK; encoded by the coding sequence ATGCAACTCGGGATTATTGGACTGGGCCGCATGGGCGGCAATATTGCACGGCGCCTGATGCTCAACGGGCACACCACCGTTGTATTTGACCGCAACAGCGCCTTCGTCGATGCGCTGGTCGCCGAGGGCGCCCAGGGCGCGGCGGACCTGCCCGCCCTGGTAGCGGGCCTGGCCAAGCCACGCGCGGTCTGGGTCATGCTGCCGGCCGGTGCACCGACCGAAGACACCATCGAAACCCTGAGCACCTTGCTCGAACCCGGCGACACCATCATCGACGGCGGCAACACCTTCTATAAGGACGACATCCGTCGCGGCAAGACGCTGGCCAAGAAGGGCCTGCACTACGTCGACGTCGGCACCTCCGGCGGCGTCTGGGGCCTGGAGCGCGGCTACTGCATGATGATCGGCGGCGATGCCGAGACCGTGCGCCGCCTCGACCCGCTGTTCGCCACCCTGGCGCCGGGCATGGGTGACATTCCGCGCACCAAGGACCGCAATTCCGACGACGACCGTGCCGAGCGCGGCTACATCCACGCCGGTCCTGCGGGCGCCGGGCACTTCGTCAAGATGATCCACAACGGCATCGAGTACGGCATGATGCAGGCCTTCGCCGAAGGCTTCGACATCCTCAAGACCAAATCCAGCACCAAGCTGCCGGAAGACCAGCGCTTCGACCTCAACGTGGCCGACATCGCCGAAGTGTGGCGCCGTGGCAGCGTGGTGTCGTCGTGGTTGCTCGACCTGACCGCCGATGCCCTGGCCGCCGATCCGCAGCTCGACGGTTTCTCCGGCTCCGTGGCTGACAGCGGCGAAGGCCAGTGGACCATCGAGGCCGCCATGGAACAAGCGGTGCCGGTGCCGGTGCTGTCCAACTCGCTGTTCGCCCGCTACCGCTCCCGTGGCCAGGGCACCTTCGGTGACAAGGTCCTTTCGGCACAGCGCTTCGGCTTCGGCGGCCACGTGGAGACTTCGAAAAAATGA
- a CDS encoding DUF6026 family protein, with product MGTVQAARPAQTLYVTIRRDELRQLQDERDQLKHEVEQLRLLTQGIQAPKPVTTLRAPHA from the coding sequence ATGGGCACAGTACAAGCAGCACGGCCAGCACAAACCCTTTACGTCACGATCCGCCGCGATGAGTTGCGTCAGTTGCAGGACGAACGCGACCAGTTGAAGCACGAAGTCGAACAATTGCGCCTGCTGACGCAAGGTATCCAGGCTCCGAAGCCGGTGACCACCTTGCGCGCTCCTCACGCCTGA
- a CDS encoding phosphoethanolamine transferase CptA — protein MAWFQRSSSTAKGFDWAGFLWLFVFFWYFSGITQLLIQLTGTSGFTGFRQAFVMSAVWLAPMLLFPKQTRVMAAVIGVVLWACSMASLGYFFIYQQEFSQSVIFIMFESNVSEAGEYMTQYFAWWMVPAFLAHTLFAYFLWTRLRPVHLPRGRALVAATAIVVAVVGYPLIKQTLRTGNFAEGFEKFETRIEPAVPWQMAVAYHRYLDTLAGMQDMLNSASKVAPLRNLKDAQANQPTTLVLVIGESTNRQRMSLYGYPRKTTPELDKLKDQLAVFDNVITPRPYTIEALQQVLTFADEENPEAYLTTPSLVSMMKQAGYKTFWITNQQTMTKRNTMLTTFSEQADEQVYLNNNRNQNAAQYDGDVIEPFNKALADVAPRKLIVVHLLGTHMSYQYRYPPSFDKFQDRNGVPPGVRDDQLPTYNSYDNAVLYNDFVVSSLIKDYAKADPNGFLLYLSDHGEDVFDSAGHNTLGRNENKPTAPMYTIPFMAWASPKWRETHDWNFTGDLDRPYSSSHLIHTWADLAGLSFDELDRSKSLVSADFKARPLLIGDPYAREQKALIDFSLIKPKTKPNPGEVVAK, from the coding sequence ATGGCTTGGTTTCAACGCAGCAGTTCGACTGCGAAAGGATTCGATTGGGCAGGGTTTCTCTGGCTGTTCGTCTTCTTCTGGTATTTCTCTGGCATCACCCAACTGCTGATTCAACTGACCGGCACCTCCGGCTTCACCGGATTTCGCCAGGCCTTCGTGATGAGCGCCGTCTGGCTGGCGCCCATGCTGCTGTTCCCGAAACAGACCCGGGTCATGGCCGCCGTGATCGGCGTGGTGCTGTGGGCCTGTTCCATGGCCAGCCTGGGCTATTTCTTCATCTACCAGCAGGAATTTTCGCAAAGCGTCATCTTCATCATGTTCGAGTCGAACGTCTCGGAAGCCGGCGAGTACATGACCCAGTACTTTGCCTGGTGGATGGTCCCGGCGTTCCTCGCCCACACGCTGTTTGCGTATTTCCTGTGGACCCGCTTGCGCCCGGTGCATTTGCCACGGGGCCGGGCGTTGGTGGCGGCAACGGCGATTGTGGTGGCCGTGGTCGGTTACCCCTTGATCAAGCAAACCCTGCGCACCGGCAACTTCGCCGAAGGGTTCGAGAAATTCGAAACCCGCATCGAGCCCGCAGTGCCCTGGCAGATGGCCGTGGCCTATCACCGCTACCTCGATACCCTGGCCGGCATGCAGGACATGCTCAACAGCGCCAGCAAGGTAGCGCCTCTGCGAAACCTCAAGGATGCACAGGCCAACCAGCCGACCACGCTGGTGCTGGTCATCGGCGAGTCCACCAACCGCCAGCGCATGAGCCTGTATGGCTACCCGCGCAAGACCACGCCGGAACTGGACAAGCTCAAGGATCAACTGGCGGTCTTCGATAACGTCATCACCCCGCGCCCCTACACCATCGAGGCGCTGCAACAGGTGCTGACTTTCGCCGACGAGGAAAATCCCGAGGCGTACCTGACCACGCCGTCGCTGGTCAGCATGATGAAACAGGCCGGCTACAAGACCTTCTGGATCACCAACCAGCAGACCATGACCAAGCGCAACACCATGCTCACGACCTTCTCCGAGCAGGCCGACGAACAGGTGTACCTGAACAACAACCGTAACCAGAACGCCGCCCAGTACGATGGCGACGTGATCGAGCCGTTCAACAAGGCCCTGGCCGATGTGGCGCCGCGCAAGTTGATCGTCGTGCACCTGCTCGGTACGCACATGAGCTATCAGTACCGCTATCCGCCGAGCTTCGACAAATTCCAGGACCGCAATGGCGTGCCGCCCGGTGTGCGTGATGATCAGTTGCCCACCTACAACAGCTACGACAACGCCGTGCTGTACAACGACTTCGTGGTGTCCAGCCTGATCAAGGACTACGCCAAGGCCGATCCGAACGGGTTCCTGCTGTACCTGTCCGACCATGGCGAGGATGTGTTCGACTCCGCGGGGCACAACACCCTGGGGCGCAACGAAAACAAACCGACGGCGCCGATGTACACCATCCCGTTCATGGCCTGGGCGTCGCCAAAATGGCGTGAAACCCATGACTGGAACTTCACCGGCGACCTGGACCGGCCGTACAGCAGTTCGCACCTGATCCACACCTGGGCCGACCTGGCAGGCTTGAGTTTCGATGAGCTGGACCGCAGCAAGAGCCTGGTCAGTGCCGACTTCAAGGCGCGCCCACTGTTGATCGGCGACCCCTATGCACGCGAGCAGAAGGCCTTGATCGACTTCAGCCTGATCAAGCCCAAGACCAAGCCGAACCCAGGCGAGGTAGTTGCCAAGTAA
- a CDS encoding GNAT family N-acetyltransferase, whose protein sequence is MESAEILVLQASYTNPVHAEALRVVLNHYAEDPMGGGHSLPAEVLEHLSGELAKRPHAFSVLAFVGGEPAGLVNCFEGFSTFACRPLVNVHDVVVMKAFRGLGLSQKMLQKVEDIARQRGCCKITLEVLEGNDVAQSSYAKFGFSAGMFDPAHGRMLFWTKALN, encoded by the coding sequence ATGGAATCCGCAGAAATTCTCGTGCTTCAGGCCAGCTACACCAACCCGGTGCATGCCGAGGCGCTGCGCGTGGTGTTGAATCATTACGCCGAAGACCCGATGGGCGGCGGGCACTCTCTGCCCGCCGAGGTGCTGGAACATTTGTCTGGGGAACTGGCCAAGCGGCCGCATGCGTTCAGTGTGCTGGCCTTTGTCGGGGGCGAGCCGGCAGGGCTGGTCAATTGCTTTGAAGGGTTTTCCACCTTTGCCTGCCGACCCTTGGTCAATGTGCATGATGTGGTGGTCATGAAGGCATTTCGCGGCTTGGGCCTGAGCCAGAAGATGCTGCAAAAGGTCGAGGATATCGCCCGCCAGCGCGGCTGCTGCAAAATCACCCTGGAAGTGTTGGAAGGCAACGACGTGGCCCAGTCGTCGTACGCCAAGTTCGGCTTCTCCGCCGGCATGTTCGACCCTGCGCACGGGCGGATGCTGTTCTGGACCAAGGCGTTGAATTAA
- the zapE gene encoding cell division protein ZapE, whose amino-acid sequence MNANSPLSAWQQAVQQKGFVQDEAQEHAVWALQKCYEALYQGDHAQVQGVYLWGPVGRGKTWLMDQFYQSLQVPARRQHFHHFMGWVHQRSFQLTGTADPLKALARELSAEVRVLCFDELFVNDIGDAIILGRLFQVMFEQGVVVVCTSNQPPDGLYSDGFNRERFTPAIEAIKQHMQVIAVDGGEDHRLHPGAGLQRYWVAEPGQPGALGDVFKALTVGQTVSAEPIQVGYRSLAVVQASASVLWARYADLCEQPLAAMDFMALCDRFKAILLSDVPNLSAQKRPGRIARGTEDGVERVVAGDRELPQLSVHDDGVRRFIALVDECYDRKVPLYLEAQVPMQDLYTEGYLEFAFRRTLSRLQEMQLQRFAEA is encoded by the coding sequence ATGAATGCCAACTCTCCGTTAAGTGCCTGGCAGCAGGCTGTGCAACAGAAGGGCTTCGTCCAGGACGAGGCCCAGGAACATGCTGTCTGGGCGCTGCAAAAATGCTACGAAGCGCTGTACCAGGGCGACCATGCGCAGGTACAGGGCGTTTACCTGTGGGGGCCGGTCGGGCGCGGCAAGACCTGGCTGATGGACCAGTTTTACCAGAGCCTGCAAGTCCCGGCCCGACGCCAGCATTTTCATCATTTCATGGGCTGGGTGCACCAGCGCTCGTTTCAGCTGACCGGCACTGCCGACCCGCTGAAGGCCCTGGCCCGGGAACTGAGCGCAGAAGTGCGGGTGTTGTGCTTCGATGAGCTGTTCGTCAATGACATTGGCGATGCGATCATCCTCGGGCGGCTGTTCCAGGTCATGTTCGAGCAGGGCGTGGTGGTGGTCTGCACCTCCAACCAGCCACCGGACGGGCTGTACTCCGATGGATTCAACCGGGAGCGCTTCACGCCGGCGATCGAGGCGATCAAACAGCACATGCAGGTGATCGCGGTGGACGGCGGTGAAGATCATCGTCTGCACCCCGGCGCCGGTCTGCAGCGCTACTGGGTGGCCGAACCGGGCCAGCCCGGTGCACTGGGCGACGTGTTCAAGGCCCTGACCGTCGGCCAGACGGTGTCTGCCGAGCCGATTCAGGTCGGCTACCGGTCGCTGGCCGTGGTGCAGGCCAGCGCCAGCGTGCTGTGGGCCCGTTACGCCGACCTCTGCGAGCAACCCCTGGCCGCCATGGACTTCATGGCCCTGTGCGACCGGTTCAAGGCTATCCTGTTGAGTGACGTGCCCAACCTCAGCGCACAAAAACGTCCGGGGCGCATTGCCCGTGGCACGGAAGACGGCGTCGAGCGGGTGGTGGCGGGCGACCGCGAGCTGCCGCAATTATCGGTGCATGACGATGGCGTGCGGCGGTTCATCGCGCTGGTCGACGAGTGCTACGACCGCAAGGTGCCGTTGTACCTGGAAGCCCAGGTGCCGATGCAAGACCTCTACACCGAAGGCTATCTGGAGTTCGCCTTTCGCCGCACACTCAGCCGGCTCCAGGAGATGCAACTGCAACGTTTCGCCGAGGCTTGA